One window of the Alphaproteobacteria bacterium genome contains the following:
- a CDS encoding metalloregulator ArsR/SmtB family transcription factor gives MQSQPTPLEVVSNLAEESPPGSGLEGLLEPRLFKALGDPTRVAMLLTLAQSRDGLPVGEVAARSPVDVSVVSRHLAVLREAGIVECERQGKVVFYWVRYGALTSSLRALADALDQCCPAEGVS, from the coding sequence ATGCAATCCCAACCGACGCCCCTGGAAGTGGTCTCGAACTTGGCCGAGGAAAGCCCGCCGGGCTCCGGCCTTGAAGGTTTGCTGGAGCCCCGCCTCTTCAAGGCGCTGGGCGATCCCACTCGCGTGGCCATGCTGCTGACGCTCGCGCAGTCGCGGGACGGTCTGCCGGTAGGCGAGGTGGCGGCGCGCAGCCCGGTCGACGTCTCGGTGGTATCGCGCCATCTGGCGGTATTGCGCGAGGCCGGTATCGTCGAGTGCGAACGCCAGGGCAAAGTGGTTTTTTATTGGGTGCGCTATGGCGCGCTGACCAGCAGCTTGCGGGCGCTGGCCGATGCCCTCGATCAATGCTGCCCGGCTGAAGGAGTAAGTTGA
- a CDS encoding glutamate synthase subunit beta: MGRPTGFKEIQRRDRSYAAVSQRVRHYDEFVIPLSEAEARQQGARCMDCGVPFCHNGCPVSNMIPDWNDQTYRGGWREALEVLHSTNNFPEFTGRVCPAPCEAACTLNITDRPVTIKTIECSIVEKGWQEGWIGPQIPAHRSGRQVAIVGSGPAGLACAQQLARTGHGVVVFEKNARIGGLLRYGIPDFKLDKAIIDRRMAQMRAEGVEFRPNTHIGTGVPATEILEKFDAMVLAGGSEHPRDMAVPGRELEGVHFAMPFLMQQNRLLAGELVVSDRLISAQGKHVVVIGGGDTGSDCVGTSIRQGAASVTQLEIMPKPPEQEEKELVWPNWPNKLRTSTSHEEGCERDWGVSTTAVKGSEGRVEALELMRVRWDEGEDGGFSMREIPGSEFELKADLVLLAMGFLRPRLDGLLDELGFGLDEDGNVAANTVDYQTSVDKVFAAGDMRRGQSLVVWAIREGRQCARAVDEFLTGTSGLPR, translated from the coding sequence GTGGGCCGGCCCACCGGGTTCAAGGAGATCCAGCGCCGCGACCGCTCATACGCGGCCGTTTCCCAACGCGTGCGCCATTACGACGAGTTCGTGATACCGCTCAGCGAGGCCGAGGCGCGCCAGCAGGGTGCGCGCTGCATGGATTGCGGCGTGCCCTTTTGCCACAACGGCTGTCCGGTCAGCAACATGATCCCGGACTGGAACGACCAGACCTATCGCGGCGGCTGGCGCGAAGCCCTCGAAGTGCTGCACTCGACCAACAACTTCCCCGAATTCACCGGCCGGGTTTGCCCGGCACCTTGCGAGGCGGCCTGCACGCTGAACATCACCGACCGCCCGGTGACCATAAAGACCATCGAGTGCTCGATCGTCGAGAAGGGCTGGCAGGAAGGCTGGATCGGACCCCAGATCCCGGCCCATCGCAGCGGCCGCCAGGTGGCCATCGTAGGCTCGGGTCCGGCCGGCCTGGCCTGTGCCCAGCAGCTCGCCCGGACCGGCCACGGTGTCGTGGTGTTCGAAAAGAACGCCCGCATCGGCGGGCTGTTGCGCTACGGCATTCCCGATTTCAAGCTCGACAAGGCCATCATCGACCGGCGCATGGCGCAGATGCGGGCCGAAGGCGTCGAGTTTCGCCCCAACACCCACATCGGCACGGGCGTGCCGGCGACCGAGATCCTGGAGAAGTTCGACGCCATGGTACTGGCCGGTGGCTCCGAGCATCCCCGCGACATGGCGGTGCCGGGCCGCGAGCTCGAAGGTGTCCACTTCGCCATGCCTTTCCTGATGCAGCAGAACCGGCTTCTGGCCGGCGAGCTCGTCGTCAGCGACCGGCTCATCAGCGCCCAAGGCAAGCACGTCGTCGTGATCGGCGGCGGCGATACCGGTTCGGACTGCGTCGGAACCTCGATCCGCCAGGGCGCAGCCTCGGTGACGCAGCTCGAAATCATGCCCAAGCCGCCGGAGCAAGAGGAAAAAGAGCTGGTCTGGCCCAACTGGCCCAACAAGCTGCGCACCTCGACCTCCCACGAGGAAGGCTGCGAGCGCGACTGGGGGGTCTCCACCACGGCGGTCAAGGGATCGGAGGGCCGCGTCGAGGCGCTGGAGCTCATGCGCGTGCGCTGGGACGAGGGCGAGGACGGCGGCTTCAGCATGCGCGAGATCCCGGGCAGCGAGTTCGAGCTCAAGGCCGACCTGGTGCTGCTGGCCATGGGATTTCTGCGCCCCCGCCTCGACGGCTTGCTGGACGAGTTGGGCTTCGGCCTCGACGAGGACGGCAACGTGGCGGCCAATACCGTCGACTATCAGACCTCGGTCGACAAGGTCTTCGCCGCCGGCGACATGCGGCGCGGCCAGTCGCTGGTGGTCTGGGCCATCCGCGAGGGCCGCCAGTGCGCCCGCGCCGTTGACGAATTCCTCACCGGCACCTCCGGCCTGCCGCGCTGA